The Candidatus Tumulicola sp. genomic sequence TGAGCGTCGATCGCGGCAAGCTGCACCTGAACGGCGGCCTGGTGTTCGGCGAGTACAAGCGCTTCGAGTTCACCGAGGACGGCGTGTCGCCGCGAACGGTTCCCGGCGTCGAGGGCGGGATGCACTTGGTCCCCGGCTCCGAGCACAACGAGATGGGGGTCATCACCGAGGACGCGCGCAACCGAGTGCGCATCATGGACAAGCGCATGCACAAGCTCGAGTCGATGAAGCCCGACCTCCCGAAAGCCAACGTGCTGGGCGATCCGAAGGCCGCGATCGCGTTCATCGGCTACGGGTCGAATCGGGGACCGATCACCGAGGCGCAGGATCGGCTCGCCTCCGAGGGCATGCCGACCCGATTCCTGCAACTGCGCACGCTGTGGCCGTTCCCGGAGGACGAAGTGCGAGAGTTCGTGACGAGCGCTCGACACATTTTCGTGGTCGAGAACAACATGACCGGCCAAGTCGATCGGCTGATCCGATACGTCACAGGACCGCTGCCGAACATGCATCGCGTCTTGAAATACAGCGGCCGCCCGTTCCGCCCGATCGAGATCATAGAAGCCGTGAAGGCTAAATGTAGGCCTGAGGCTTTAGCCCCGGAAAAGGTCCGGACGTAAGGAATGGCCACCCAACTCACGCCTAAAGACTTCGCGACCGCAACCCCCTCATGGTGGTGCGCGGGTTGCGGCGATTTCGGCGTGCTGGCCGCGCTGAAGCAAGCCTGCGCAGAACTCGGACTGCAGCCGAAGGACGTCGCGTTCATCTCCGGCATCGGCTGCTCGGGTAAGATCTCAGGCTACCTGCATTCATATGCGTTCCACGGCGTGCACGGCCGCGCGCTGCCGACCGCTACGGCGGTCAAGCTCGCCAATAAAGACCTGACCGTGATCGTCGCAGGCGGTGACGGCGACGGCTATGCCATCGGCGCCGGCCATTTCTTGCACGCGGTGCGGCGCAACCCGAACATGACGTACATCGTCATGGACAACCAGACGTACGGTCTGACCAAGGGCCAGTCCTCACCGACGAGCATGCTCGGCTACCTTTCCGGTACGAGCCCGAGCGGAAACCCCGATGCACCGCTCAACGGCCTGGCCGTGGCTCTGGCCGCGGGCGGCACGTTCCTTGCACGCGGCTTCTCGTCCGAACCCAAGGCGATGGTCGAGCTGATCAAAGAGGCGGTGCTCCATCCGGGTCTCGGCATCGTCGAAGTGATGTCGCCCTGCGTCACGTTCAACAAAGTCAACACCTACAAATGGTTCAAAGAGAATGTGTATCACCTGTCCGACATCGAGGGCTACGATCCGTCAAACCGCGTGAAGGCGTTCGAGATCTTGACCCAGCTGGGCAAGATCCCGCTCGGCGTCTTCTACAAAGAGATCCGTCCGACGCTGGAAGAGCTGATGCTCAAGGATGGAGGACCGATCGCGCGCCTTCCCATCGAAAAAATCGACCCGGGCCTCTCGAAGCTCCAAGACGCTTGGACGTAGGGAACGCATGAATCGCGTGACGGTTCTTCGCAGCATGAGCTTCTTGGTTTGCGCCGCCGCGTTGGCGATCTGCGCCGTCAGCGCTAGCGCAGGTCCCGTGCCCATCCGCCCCGACGGCGTCACTGGCGGGCCCGGAGCGGCGACGGGCATCAGCCGCCCGACGGACTTGGTCGCTGTTTCCACTCCCGCGGACTGTCCGAAGCTCAGTTCAGACCCAAGCGTCGTTGATTTTTGCGGAAGCGCGATGAAATTGGGCTACCTGCTCGTGCATTGGACGTGGACGAAGAGCCCGTGCGGCGCCGCCAAGTGTCTTGACGAAGACGAGTTCCACCTCGTGCGCAAGTCGGGCGGCGCCAGCTCGACGACGAACTGGGGCGTTTATCTGGCGAACTTCGCCAAGGGTTCGTGGAAGAACGGCGACTGTTTTATCGTGCGCGCGTATAACAAAGCCGCGCCGCTCGAATCCGCCGACTCGTACCAGGTATGCGTAGGTCTGACCCTACGACCGGTGCCGATGCTCGTCGCGCCGCAGGCGTCACCCGCGCATTAGCAGTTAGGCGCA encodes the following:
- a CDS encoding 2-oxoacid:ferredoxin oxidoreductase subunit beta, with translation MATQLTPKDFATATPSWWCAGCGDFGVLAALKQACAELGLQPKDVAFISGIGCSGKISGYLHSYAFHGVHGRALPTATAVKLANKDLTVIVAGGDGDGYAIGAGHFLHAVRRNPNMTYIVMDNQTYGLTKGQSSPTSMLGYLSGTSPSGNPDAPLNGLAVALAAGGTFLARGFSSEPKAMVELIKEAVLHPGLGIVEVMSPCVTFNKVNTYKWFKENVYHLSDIEGYDPSNRVKAFEILTQLGKIPLGVFYKEIRPTLEELMLKDGGPIARLPIEKIDPGLSKLQDAWT